A genomic region of Cryptosporangium aurantiacum contains the following coding sequences:
- a CDS encoding glutathione peroxidase — MAIYDIPLRTLSGEPASLGDYAGQTLLLVNVASKCGLTPQYEGLERLQKKYAGKGFTVLGFPCNQFYGQEPGTADEIQEFCSTTYGVTFPLFEKIEVNGENRHPVYAELTAVPDAEGAAGDVQWNFEKFLVAKDGAIVGRFRPRTEPEAPEVVSAIEAQLA, encoded by the coding sequence ATGGCGATCTACGACATCCCGCTGCGCACGCTCTCCGGTGAGCCGGCCAGCCTCGGGGACTACGCCGGTCAGACGCTGCTCCTGGTCAACGTGGCGTCCAAATGTGGGCTCACGCCCCAGTACGAGGGCCTCGAGCGGCTGCAGAAGAAGTACGCGGGCAAGGGCTTCACCGTGCTCGGCTTCCCCTGCAACCAGTTCTACGGCCAGGAGCCGGGAACGGCCGACGAGATCCAGGAGTTCTGCTCCACCACCTACGGTGTGACGTTTCCGCTGTTCGAGAAGATCGAGGTCAACGGCGAGAATCGGCACCCGGTCTACGCCGAGCTGACCGCGGTGCCGGACGCCGAGGGCGCGGCGGGCGACGTCCAGTGGAACTTCGAGAAGTTCCTCGTCGCCAAGGACGGCGCGATCGTCGGACGCTTCCGCCCCCGCACCGAGCCGGAGGCGCCCGAGGTCGTCAGCGCGATCGAGGCCCAGCTCGCCTAA
- a CDS encoding PAS domain-containing hybrid sensor histidine kinase/response regulator, with protein sequence MGTLSFTAPLWADEHRPAALLALDADGRVALADTTAAELFGLPADDLLGRPLADLLAPPDQAHSADGLLHAEPGTVASTPFQRPDGSVFAATVTCGAIIGASGGLTALGIRMTEGYGAAQSWLVGIVRSARDAIIGESLDGRVTSWNAAAEHLYGYTEEEMLGRRMADLYPAESRSEEEEILRRISHGESVEIYEAQRLHRYGHRMMVELSVSPVTDAAGRIVGAARVSRDVTARHRDEAKFRWLLDATSLAIIGVDGGGVIQLVNAQAQHLFGYSAEQLQGQPVEILLPEEFRDRHAEHRAIYATDPRMRRMGEGLQLSARRADGSRFPAEISLASIQTDEGLLIAATVHDISARLEQEVEHRRLENELQRSQRLDSLGQLAGGVAHDFNNVLAIISTHASILEEDLEEAAAGALDGAREAVAQVLAASERGARLTRQLLAFGRREIVRPEVFDLNDVVRDVQRMLTGTLGADVVLSAAQSARPAAVTADAGRIEQVLVNLAVNARDAMPAGGSLSVHVDHTVLGPVEAAQHGLERGQYVRLRVTDTGTGMTPEVAERAFEPFFSTKAEGQGTGLGLASVYGIIAQAGGAVGLDSTPGVGTTVTILLPSADEVALGVADEPDTADSDASGRPGYGTILLVDDERELRASIETILVRVGYTVLSAASGAEAIEIASSYRGQLDLLLTDITMPGLSGREVADQVRSLHPTVQVLYMSGFAQRLLTSKGTIDPEVTLIEKPFNRRDLLSAIEDVLRLPV encoded by the coding sequence ATGGGAACGCTGTCGTTCACCGCGCCGCTGTGGGCCGACGAGCACCGTCCGGCGGCGCTGCTCGCGCTCGACGCGGACGGCCGGGTCGCCCTCGCTGATACGACCGCGGCCGAGCTGTTCGGGCTCCCGGCGGACGACCTGCTCGGTCGTCCGCTGGCCGACCTGCTCGCGCCGCCCGACCAGGCGCACTCGGCGGACGGCCTGCTCCATGCCGAGCCGGGCACCGTGGCGAGTACGCCGTTCCAGCGGCCGGACGGGAGCGTTTTCGCAGCCACCGTGACCTGCGGCGCGATCATCGGCGCCTCCGGCGGGCTGACCGCGCTGGGCATCCGGATGACCGAGGGTTACGGCGCGGCCCAGAGCTGGTTGGTCGGCATCGTCCGCTCGGCCCGCGACGCGATCATCGGCGAGTCGCTGGACGGCCGGGTGACCTCGTGGAACGCCGCCGCCGAACACCTCTACGGCTACACCGAGGAGGAGATGCTCGGCCGCCGGATGGCCGACCTCTACCCGGCGGAGAGCCGGAGCGAGGAGGAGGAGATCCTCCGGCGGATCTCCCACGGCGAGAGCGTCGAGATCTACGAGGCGCAGCGCCTCCACCGGTACGGCCACCGGATGATGGTGGAGCTCTCGGTGTCGCCGGTGACCGACGCCGCCGGCCGGATCGTCGGCGCCGCCCGGGTCTCGCGTGACGTCACCGCCCGCCACCGCGACGAAGCGAAATTCCGCTGGCTGCTCGACGCGACGTCGCTGGCGATCATCGGCGTCGACGGCGGCGGCGTGATCCAGCTGGTCAACGCCCAGGCCCAGCACCTGTTCGGCTACAGCGCCGAGCAGCTGCAGGGTCAGCCGGTGGAGATTCTGCTGCCGGAGGAGTTCCGGGACCGGCACGCCGAACACCGGGCGATCTACGCCACCGACCCGCGGATGCGCCGGATGGGGGAGGGGCTCCAGCTCTCGGCCCGTCGTGCCGACGGTTCGCGCTTTCCCGCGGAGATCTCGCTGGCCTCGATCCAGACCGACGAAGGGCTGCTGATCGCCGCCACCGTGCACGACATCTCCGCCCGGCTGGAGCAGGAGGTCGAGCACCGGCGTCTGGAGAACGAACTACAGCGCTCGCAGCGGCTGGACAGCCTCGGCCAGCTCGCCGGGGGCGTCGCGCACGACTTCAACAACGTGCTGGCGATCATCAGCACCCACGCGTCGATCCTCGAGGAAGACCTGGAGGAAGCCGCGGCGGGAGCGCTCGACGGCGCCCGCGAAGCGGTCGCGCAGGTCCTGGCGGCGTCCGAACGAGGTGCCCGGCTGACCCGTCAACTGCTCGCGTTCGGCAGGCGGGAGATCGTCCGCCCCGAGGTCTTCGACCTCAACGACGTGGTGCGCGACGTGCAGCGCATGCTCACCGGCACGCTGGGTGCGGACGTCGTCCTGAGCGCCGCCCAGTCGGCGCGTCCCGCCGCGGTGACCGCCGACGCGGGCCGGATCGAGCAGGTGCTGGTCAACCTCGCGGTGAACGCCAGGGACGCGATGCCTGCGGGCGGCTCGCTCTCGGTGCACGTCGACCACACCGTGCTCGGACCGGTGGAGGCCGCACAGCACGGGCTCGAACGCGGCCAGTACGTGCGCCTGCGGGTCACCGACACCGGCACCGGGATGACGCCCGAGGTGGCTGAGCGGGCGTTCGAACCGTTCTTCAGCACGAAGGCCGAGGGGCAGGGCACCGGGCTCGGGCTGGCGTCGGTGTACGGGATCATCGCCCAGGCCGGTGGAGCGGTGGGGCTGGACTCCACGCCCGGCGTCGGCACGACCGTGACGATCCTGCTGCCGTCGGCCGACGAGGTAGCGCTGGGCGTCGCCGACGAGCCGGACACCGCCGACTCCGACGCGTCGGGCCGCCCCGGGTACGGCACGATCCTGCTGGTCGACGACGAGCGCGAGCTACGGGCCTCGATCGAGACGATCCTCGTGCGGGTCGGGTACACGGTGCTCTCCGCGGCCTCCGGTGCCGAGGCGATCGAGATCGCTTCGTCGTACCGGGGCCAGCTCGACCTCCTGCTCACCGACATCACGATGCCCGGCCTGTCCGGCCGCGAGGTCGCCGACCAGGTGCGGTCGCTCCACCCGACGGTGCAGGTGCTGTACATGTCCGGGTTCGCGCAGCGGCTGCTCACCTCGAAGGGCACGATCGACCCCGAGGTGACGCTGATCGAGAAGCCGTTCAACCGTCGTGACCTGCTGTCCGCGATCGAGGACGTGCTCCGCCTACCGGTCTGA
- a CDS encoding substrate-binding domain-containing protein, with protein sequence MRVVTHRVQPFRRRPGRTAAAVVACALVALTTSGCLASEDSEAATGAAEGTRLGLVLPDSTTDTWDALRGAAVDQGPSSGIEVSADASDDGLDAAAQISKVEAFAPEQLGCFAIAPVDSKALVEPLAAFAKKGVPIFNVGLRLDETAAKNAEVPIASFIGPSDIEIGHQAARKMLTSVPRDSAVVMVVGSDSDPNAAQQRVGFKEAVEGTLTASMSRSTGGDYSTAVRVVTDTINAVPNLRGIFAPSDTLGRAAAKAIASLGKTGTIKVISVGGTEQGLRSVQSGELTATVATYPSSVGEVVVRACREVADGKSVKPRLTTQSWLVDKANVAAEIAAYPESTQPFSDPLV encoded by the coding sequence GTGAGAGTCGTCACACATCGCGTCCAGCCCTTTCGTCGGAGACCGGGCCGCACTGCCGCGGCCGTCGTCGCGTGCGCGCTCGTCGCGCTGACGACGTCCGGCTGTCTGGCCTCGGAGGACTCCGAGGCCGCAACCGGTGCCGCAGAGGGCACCCGCCTCGGGCTCGTCCTGCCCGACTCGACCACCGACACCTGGGACGCCTTACGCGGCGCCGCCGTCGACCAGGGCCCCTCCAGCGGGATCGAGGTCTCCGCCGACGCCTCGGACGACGGGCTCGACGCGGCGGCGCAGATCAGCAAGGTCGAAGCGTTCGCGCCGGAGCAGCTGGGCTGCTTCGCGATCGCCCCGGTCGACTCGAAGGCGCTGGTCGAGCCGCTCGCCGCGTTCGCGAAGAAGGGCGTCCCGATCTTCAACGTCGGCCTGCGTCTGGACGAGACCGCGGCGAAGAACGCCGAGGTGCCGATCGCGTCGTTCATCGGGCCGTCCGACATCGAGATCGGTCACCAGGCCGCGCGCAAGATGCTCACCTCCGTCCCGCGTGACAGCGCGGTCGTCATGGTGGTGGGCAGCGACAGCGACCCGAACGCCGCGCAGCAGCGCGTCGGGTTCAAGGAAGCCGTCGAGGGGACGCTCACCGCCTCGATGTCCCGGTCCACCGGCGGCGACTACTCGACCGCGGTGCGGGTCGTGACCGACACGATCAACGCGGTCCCCAACCTGCGCGGGATCTTCGCGCCCAGCGACACGCTCGGTCGCGCCGCCGCCAAGGCGATCGCGTCGCTCGGGAAGACCGGCACGATCAAGGTGATCTCGGTCGGCGGCACCGAACAGGGCCTCCGGTCGGTGCAGTCCGGCGAGCTGACCGCCACCGTCGCCACGTATCCGTCCTCGGTCGGCGAGGTCGTGGTCCGGGCGTGCCGCGAGGTCGCCGATGGGAAGTCCGTCAAGCCCCGCCTGACCACCCAGAGCTGGCTGGTGGACAAGGCCAACGTCGCCGCGGAGATCGCCGCGTACCCGGAGTCGACGCAGCCGTTCTCGGATCCCCTCGTCTGA
- a CDS encoding DHA2 family efflux MFS transporter permease subunit, translating into MGTASARWVLLATVLGSSLVMLDSTVVNVALERIGRDLDADFAGLQWIVNAYTLALAALILLGGALGDRFGRRRVFLVGVVWFAVASLLCAVAPSPAMLAWARALQGVGGALLTPGSLAMIAATFDPADRSRAVGTWSAFGGVAGAIGPFVGGWLVEWDWRIVFLLNLPLALVIVVVTRFHVPESRDPDPATGFDIGGTVVGAAGLGLLTYGLIEAGGSAVAGAVPAVAGILLLGVFLLVERRSAHPLVPLDLFANRTFTAVNGVTFAVYSALGVFFFLLVLQLQVVAGYSPLAAGTALLPVTAVMLLLSSRAGALADKIGPRLPLTLGPLVAAGGLLLATRIGADASYLGTVLPALLVFGLGLSLTVAPLTATVLASAESRHAGIASGVNNAVARAAGLLAVAVVPVVAGLTGQAYADASRMAESFRIAMLICAGLLAVGGVLSWASIRTPSAAPSAARPPAPSAAAPSAAAPSAAAGGPSGALPATVDLAKCLHCGVAAPQLHPDPAVHAGSANSTP; encoded by the coding sequence ATGGGGACCGCATCCGCGCGATGGGTCCTGCTGGCGACCGTGCTCGGGTCGAGCCTCGTCATGCTCGACAGCACGGTCGTGAACGTGGCGCTGGAGCGGATCGGCCGCGACCTCGACGCCGACTTCGCCGGCCTGCAGTGGATCGTCAACGCGTACACGCTCGCGCTCGCCGCGCTGATCCTGCTCGGCGGCGCGCTCGGCGACCGGTTCGGGCGGCGGCGGGTGTTCCTCGTCGGGGTCGTCTGGTTCGCGGTCGCGTCGCTGCTGTGTGCGGTGGCGCCGTCGCCGGCGATGCTCGCCTGGGCCCGCGCGTTGCAGGGCGTCGGTGGTGCGCTGCTCACACCGGGCAGCCTCGCGATGATCGCGGCGACGTTCGATCCGGCCGACCGGTCCCGGGCGGTCGGTACCTGGTCGGCGTTCGGCGGGGTCGCCGGGGCCATCGGACCGTTCGTCGGCGGGTGGCTGGTCGAATGGGACTGGCGGATCGTGTTCCTGCTGAACCTGCCGCTCGCGCTGGTGATCGTCGTCGTCACCCGGTTCCACGTCCCGGAGTCGCGCGACCCGGATCCCGCAACCGGGTTCGACATCGGGGGCACGGTCGTCGGCGCGGCCGGGCTGGGGCTGCTCACGTACGGGCTGATCGAGGCCGGGGGCTCCGCGGTCGCCGGCGCGGTGCCTGCCGTCGCCGGAATTCTGCTGCTCGGGGTGTTCCTGCTGGTGGAGCGCCGGTCGGCGCATCCGCTGGTGCCGCTCGACCTGTTCGCGAACCGGACGTTCACCGCAGTCAACGGCGTGACGTTCGCGGTCTACTCCGCGCTCGGCGTGTTCTTCTTCCTGCTCGTCCTGCAGCTGCAGGTGGTGGCCGGGTACTCGCCGCTCGCGGCCGGAACCGCGCTGCTGCCGGTGACCGCCGTGATGCTGCTGCTCTCGTCGCGCGCCGGGGCGCTGGCCGACAAAATCGGGCCGCGCCTTCCGCTGACGCTCGGCCCGCTGGTGGCCGCCGGCGGGCTCCTGCTGGCCACCCGGATCGGCGCGGACGCCTCTTACCTGGGCACCGTGCTGCCCGCTCTGCTCGTCTTCGGGCTGGGGCTCTCGCTGACCGTCGCGCCGCTCACCGCCACCGTGCTGGCCTCGGCGGAATCCCGGCACGCCGGGATCGCGTCCGGCGTCAACAACGCGGTCGCTCGCGCTGCCGGGTTGCTCGCGGTGGCCGTGGTGCCGGTGGTGGCGGGGCTGACCGGCCAGGCGTACGCGGATGCGTCGCGGATGGCGGAGAGCTTCCGGATCGCGATGCTGATCTGTGCGGGGTTGCTCGCCGTTGGCGGCGTCCTGTCCTGGGCCTCGATCCGGACGCCGTCCGCGGCGCCATCGGCGGCGCGGCCACCGGCGCCGTCCGCAGCCGCGCCGTCCGCAGCCGCGCCGTCCGCGGCGGCGGGCGGGCCGTCCGGGGCGCTACCGGCGACGGTGGATCTTGCGAAGTGCCTGCACTGTGGGGTGGCCGCGCCGCAGCTTCACCCCGACCCTGCCGTGCACGCGGGCTCCGCGAACTCCACGCCCTGA
- a CDS encoding Tex family protein, which yields MAGPAGAGATGVASIGRRIADELGVQERQVDAAVALLDGGSTVPFIARYRKEQTGALDDAQLRTLEERLGYLRELEERRAAILESIRSQGKLDDALAARIQAAESKARLEDIYAPFKPKRRTKAQVAREAGLEPLADTLLSEPSHDPQELAASYIDAEKNVADVAAALDGARAILVERFGEDADLIGELRERMWERGHVASRVREGKEEAGAKFADYFTFSEPFTRLPSHRILALFRGEKEEVLDLDFAPDEPLPDDAPPPTGPSEYEGRIARQFAIRDAGRPADRWLLDTVRWAWRTRILVRLGIDLRLRLRQSAEDDAVAVFAGNLRDLLLAAPAGTRPTMGLDPGLRTGVKVAVVDGTGKVTATDTIYPHEPRRRWDESIATLARLAAAHGVELIAIGNGTASRETDKLAGELIAKHPELKLTKVVVSEAGASVYSASAYASQELPGLDVSLRGAVSIARRLQDPLAELVKIDPKSIGVGQYQHDLAETKLSRSLDAVVEDCVNGVGVDLNTASVPLLARVSGITTGLAENIVVHRDAHGPFRSRSALAAVPRLGPKAFEQCAGFLRIPGGDDPLDATSVHPEAYPVVRRIVEKSGGDLAGLIGNTTTLRSLKPAEFVDNRFGLPTVTDILAELEKPGRDPRPEFRTATFTEGIETLSDLAPGLVLEGVVTNVAAFGAFVDVGVHQDGLVHVSAMSKTFVKDPRDVVKPGDIVRVKVLDVDVPRKRISLTLRLDDEAGATRGPGGGQRGGGRDRGGQGGGQGGGSRDGSGGQGGGSRDGGGGQGGARDGGGQSGRGGRSDGGRDGGQGGGRPDRGGQGGGRDGGQGGGGRGGQGGRGGGGQGAGGQGRDGRGGDRRGGGPRGGGQGGGQGGGGQRRGRPEPEGALADALRRAGLVGGGTNDTPDQKRGRGR from the coding sequence GTGGCGGGCCCGGCCGGTGCCGGGGCGACCGGGGTGGCGTCGATCGGGCGGCGGATCGCCGACGAGCTCGGCGTCCAGGAGCGGCAGGTCGACGCCGCAGTGGCCCTTCTCGACGGCGGCTCGACGGTGCCTTTCATCGCCCGGTACCGCAAGGAACAGACCGGGGCGCTCGACGACGCCCAGCTGCGCACGCTGGAGGAGCGGCTCGGCTACCTGCGTGAGCTGGAGGAGCGGCGCGCCGCGATCCTCGAGTCGATCCGCAGCCAGGGCAAGCTCGACGACGCGCTGGCGGCGCGCATCCAGGCGGCGGAGTCCAAGGCCCGGCTGGAGGACATCTACGCGCCGTTCAAGCCCAAGCGTCGCACCAAGGCGCAGGTCGCTCGCGAGGCCGGGCTGGAGCCGCTGGCCGACACGCTCCTCAGCGAACCCTCGCACGATCCACAGGAGCTCGCCGCTTCCTACATCGACGCGGAGAAGAACGTCGCGGACGTCGCGGCGGCGCTCGACGGTGCCCGCGCGATCCTGGTCGAGCGGTTCGGGGAGGACGCCGACCTGATCGGCGAGCTCCGCGAGCGGATGTGGGAGCGCGGCCACGTCGCGTCTCGTGTCCGCGAGGGCAAGGAGGAGGCCGGCGCGAAGTTCGCCGACTACTTCACGTTCTCCGAGCCGTTCACCCGGCTGCCGTCGCACCGCATCCTCGCGCTGTTCCGCGGCGAGAAGGAGGAGGTCCTCGACCTCGACTTCGCTCCCGACGAGCCGCTGCCGGACGACGCTCCGCCGCCCACCGGCCCGAGCGAGTACGAGGGCCGCATCGCACGGCAGTTCGCGATCCGGGACGCCGGGCGTCCGGCCGACCGCTGGCTGCTCGACACCGTGCGCTGGGCGTGGCGCACGCGCATCCTGGTGCGGCTCGGCATCGACCTGCGGCTGCGCCTGCGGCAGTCGGCCGAGGACGACGCGGTGGCCGTGTTCGCCGGGAACCTGCGTGACCTGCTGCTGGCCGCCCCGGCCGGCACCCGTCCGACGATGGGCCTCGACCCGGGGTTGCGCACCGGCGTGAAGGTCGCGGTCGTCGACGGCACCGGCAAGGTCACCGCCACCGACACGATCTACCCGCACGAGCCCCGCCGCCGCTGGGACGAGTCGATCGCGACACTGGCCCGGCTGGCCGCCGCGCACGGCGTCGAGCTGATCGCGATCGGGAACGGCACGGCGTCCCGGGAGACCGACAAGCTGGCCGGTGAGCTGATCGCCAAGCACCCCGAGCTGAAGCTGACCAAGGTCGTCGTCTCCGAGGCCGGTGCGTCGGTGTACTCGGCGTCCGCGTACGCGTCGCAGGAGCTGCCCGGTCTGGACGTCTCGCTGCGGGGCGCGGTGTCGATCGCGCGGCGCCTGCAGGATCCGCTGGCCGAGCTGGTGAAGATCGACCCCAAGTCGATCGGCGTCGGTCAGTACCAGCACGACCTGGCCGAGACGAAGCTGTCGCGGTCGCTCGACGCGGTGGTCGAGGACTGCGTGAACGGGGTCGGGGTCGACCTGAACACCGCGTCGGTCCCATTGCTGGCCCGGGTCTCGGGCATCACCACCGGGCTGGCCGAGAACATCGTCGTGCACCGCGACGCGCACGGCCCGTTCCGCTCCCGGTCGGCGTTGGCCGCCGTGCCGCGGCTCGGCCCGAAGGCGTTCGAGCAGTGCGCGGGCTTCCTGCGGATCCCGGGCGGCGACGACCCGCTGGACGCGACGAGCGTCCACCCGGAGGCCTACCCGGTCGTGCGGCGGATCGTCGAGAAGAGCGGCGGCGACCTCGCGGGCCTGATCGGCAACACCACGACGCTGCGGTCGTTGAAGCCGGCGGAGTTCGTCGACAACCGCTTCGGGCTGCCCACGGTCACCGACATCCTCGCCGAGCTGGAGAAGCCCGGGCGCGACCCGCGGCCGGAGTTCCGCACCGCGACGTTCACCGAGGGCATCGAGACGCTGTCCGACTTGGCGCCGGGCCTGGTGCTGGAGGGTGTCGTCACCAACGTGGCCGCGTTCGGGGCGTTCGTCGACGTGGGCGTGCACCAGGACGGGTTGGTGCACGTCTCGGCGATGTCGAAGACGTTCGTGAAGGACCCGCGTGACGTGGTGAAGCCCGGCGACATCGTCCGGGTGAAGGTGCTCGACGTGGACGTGCCGCGCAAGCGCATCTCGCTGACGCTCCGGCTCGACGACGAGGCCGGCGCCACGCGCGGGCCAGGCGGCGGCCAGCGCGGCGGCGGACGCGACCGCGGCGGCCAAGGCGGCGGCCAGGGCGGCGGCAGCCGGGACGGCAGCGGCGGTCAGGGCGGCGGCAGCCGGGACGGCGGCGGCGGGCAAGGCGGCGCCCGGGACGGCGGCGGTCAGAGCGGCCGCGGCGGTCGCAGCGACGGCGGCCGAGATGGCGGTCAGGGCGGCGGACGTCCGGACCGCGGGGGCCAGGGTGGCGGCCGGGACGGCGGTCAGGGCGGCGGCGGCCGTGGTGGTCAGGGCGGCCGCGGCGGCGGTGGCCAGGGTGCTGGTGGCCAGGGACGCGACGGGCGCGGTGGTGACCGGCGCGGCGGTGGTCCCCGTGGGGGCGGTCAGGGCGGCGGGCAGGGTGGCGGCGGACAGCGTCGCGGTCGGCCCGAGCCAGAGGGCGCACTCGCCGACGCGCTGCGCCGGGCGGGCTTGGTCGGTGGCGGAACGAACGACACTCCCGACCAGAAGCGCGGTCGCGGCCGCTGA